The Georgenia sp. TF02-10 genome window below encodes:
- a CDS encoding aminopeptidase P family protein, protein MSQDTASDQPLQDRGDNRSQKPSSPAFRAFIADGWGPRPEGLPERSPAADPAALRRAAVGRLFPGERLVVPAGQLVVRSNDTDYRFRPHSAFAHLTGLGTDLEPDAVLVLHPLDEADGGRGGAAEATTGEPATEATTGEPATETTDTQGTDEATGIRATDARPTHEAVLYFRPRAGRDTEEFYGDSRYGELWVGARPSLAEMAAVTGLRVEHIDSLADALAKDVGAGQVQLRVVPAADAAVSALVEKLRAEAGVTTGTTEADARLAEALSELRLRKDDHEVGQVREAVAATARGFEDVIRSFPRAVAHPRGERVVEGAFEARAREEGNGTGYETIAAAGEHASTLHWITNDGQVRPGQLVLVDAGVEVDSLYTADITRTLPVDGVFSAAQRQVYEAVLAAADAAFARAGRPGTRFKDVHAAAMEVIAARLEEWGMLPGTAAESLAPEGQFHRRWMVHGTSHHLGLDVHDCAQARREMYLEAELAPGMIFTIEPGLYFRADDLKVPAELRGISVRIEDDILVRPDGSVENLSAAIPRTVADVEAWVARLRG, encoded by the coding sequence ATGAGCCAGGACACCGCCTCCGACCAGCCCCTGCAGGACCGCGGGGACAACCGCTCCCAGAAGCCCAGCAGCCCGGCCTTCCGCGCCTTCATCGCCGACGGCTGGGGGCCGCGGCCGGAGGGTCTGCCCGAGCGCTCCCCGGCGGCGGATCCGGCGGCGCTGCGCCGCGCGGCGGTCGGCCGGCTCTTCCCCGGCGAGCGGCTCGTGGTCCCGGCCGGGCAGCTGGTCGTCCGCAGCAACGACACCGACTACCGGTTCCGCCCGCACTCGGCGTTCGCCCACCTCACCGGGCTCGGCACGGACCTGGAGCCGGACGCCGTCCTGGTCCTGCACCCGCTGGACGAGGCCGACGGCGGCCGGGGCGGTGCGGCCGAGGCCACCACCGGCGAGCCGGCCACCGAGGCCACCACCGGCGAGCCGGCCACCGAGACCACCGACACCCAGGGCACCGACGAGGCCACCGGCATCCGTGCCACCGACGCCCGCCCCACCCACGAGGCGGTGCTGTACTTCCGGCCGCGGGCCGGGCGCGACACCGAGGAGTTCTACGGCGACTCCCGCTACGGCGAGCTGTGGGTGGGGGCGCGCCCCTCGCTGGCGGAGATGGCGGCCGTGACCGGCCTGCGGGTGGAGCACATCGACAGCCTCGCCGACGCCCTGGCCAAGGACGTCGGCGCCGGGCAGGTGCAGTTACGGGTGGTGCCGGCGGCCGACGCCGCCGTCTCCGCCCTCGTCGAGAAGCTCCGGGCCGAGGCCGGCGTGACCACCGGCACCACCGAGGCCGACGCCCGCCTGGCGGAGGCGCTCTCCGAGCTCCGGCTGCGCAAGGACGACCACGAGGTCGGGCAGGTCCGGGAGGCCGTCGCCGCCACCGCCCGGGGCTTCGAGGACGTCATCCGCTCCTTCCCCCGGGCGGTGGCGCACCCGCGCGGCGAGCGGGTCGTCGAGGGCGCGTTCGAGGCCCGGGCGCGGGAGGAGGGCAACGGGACGGGCTACGAGACCATCGCCGCCGCCGGCGAGCACGCCAGCACCCTGCACTGGATCACCAACGACGGGCAGGTCCGCCCCGGGCAGCTCGTCCTGGTCGACGCCGGCGTCGAGGTCGACTCGCTCTACACCGCCGACATCACCCGCACCCTCCCGGTCGACGGCGTCTTCAGCGCCGCCCAGCGGCAGGTGTACGAGGCGGTCCTGGCCGCCGCCGACGCCGCCTTCGCCCGGGCGGGCCGGCCGGGCACCCGGTTCAAGGACGTCCACGCCGCCGCGATGGAGGTCATCGCCGCCCGCCTGGAGGAGTGGGGGATGCTCCCCGGCACCGCCGCGGAGTCCCTGGCGCCCGAGGGCCAGTTCCACCGGCGGTGGATGGTGCACGGCACCAGCCACCACCTCGGCCTGGACGTCCACGACTGCGCCCAGGCCCGCCGGGAGATGTACCTGGAGGCCGAGCTCGCGCCCGGGATGATCTTCACCATCGAGCCGGGCCTGTACTTCCGGGCCGACGACCTGAAGGTGCCGGCGGAGCTGCGCGGCATCTCGGTGCGCATCGAGGACGACATCCTCGTCCGCCCGGACGGGTCGGTGGAGAACCTCTCCGCCGCTATCCCCCGGACGGTGGCCGACGTCGAGGCGTGGGTGGCCCGGCTGCGCGGCTGA
- a CDS encoding sugar phosphate isomerase/epimerase, with protein MPPAVGLSTSSIYPAGVAETFSVAAELGYDGVEVMVLRDPDSQDIRRLRELMDRYGLPVLAIHAPTLLLTQGVWGNDPWDKVDRSTELATEVGADVVVLHPPFRWQRSYAEHFVGAIAERERLDGMRLAVENMFPWRARTRRRERVMQAYLPGWDPLEHDYASVTLDLSHTATAGLDRAQALAMADELGPRLAHVHLADGTHSYKDEHLVPGRGDQPCAEVLAMLGSQGYTGAVVVEVNTRKLTPDARRAALTASLAFAREHLAAGERERARVPVPRPAPEEG; from the coding sequence GTGCCCCCAGCGGTCGGGCTCTCGACCTCCTCGATCTACCCCGCTGGCGTGGCGGAGACCTTCTCCGTCGCGGCCGAGCTCGGGTACGACGGCGTGGAGGTCATGGTGCTGCGCGACCCGGACAGCCAGGACATCCGGCGGCTGCGCGAGCTGATGGACCGCTACGGCCTGCCGGTGCTCGCCATCCACGCCCCGACCCTCCTCCTCACCCAGGGGGTGTGGGGCAACGACCCCTGGGACAAGGTCGACCGGTCCACCGAGCTGGCCACCGAGGTCGGCGCCGACGTCGTGGTGCTGCACCCGCCGTTCCGGTGGCAGCGCTCCTACGCGGAGCACTTCGTCGGCGCGATCGCCGAGCGGGAGCGGCTGGACGGTATGCGGCTGGCGGTCGAGAACATGTTCCCCTGGCGGGCCCGGACCCGGCGCCGGGAGCGCGTCATGCAGGCGTACCTACCCGGGTGGGACCCGCTCGAGCACGACTACGCCTCGGTGACGCTGGACCTGTCGCACACCGCCACCGCCGGCCTGGACCGGGCGCAGGCGCTCGCGATGGCCGACGAGCTCGGCCCGCGGCTGGCCCACGTCCACCTCGCCGACGGCACCCACAGCTACAAGGACGAGCACCTCGTGCCGGGCCGGGGGGACCAACCGTGCGCCGAGGTCCTCGCCATGCTCGGCTCGCAGGGGTACACCGGGGCGGTCGTCGTGGAGGTCAACACCCGCAAGCTCACCCCGGACGCCCGCCGCGCGGCGCTGACCGCCTCCCTCGCCTTCGCCCGCGAGCACCTCGCCGCGGGTGAGCGGGAGCGGGCCCGCGTGCCGGTGCCGCGCCCGGCGCCGGAGGAGGGCTGA
- a CDS encoding general stress protein, whose product MRAQQPDPRTPTLPSGVEVASYPTYLEAQQAVDHLSDEAFDVRQVTIVGSDLRLVERVTGRLTYARVAGAGAMSGAWFGLMISLLFWVFAPDGQFPLLAGILIGAAFGILFAVVSYALTGGKRDFTSTSQVVASRYSVLCSPELAGQARQLLTAGGHGGRGPAAAVPTGAGARGPLTATGPGPAGTGPAGPGPQPPSSDNPYAPPTSWSAPGGSRPAGSQPTGTQPGGTQPGGTQPGTGQPAQQPDGGREPAPGTAERPTGDEPPQRRERPRYGVRLEDLEEPGEGRG is encoded by the coding sequence ATGCGCGCGCAGCAGCCCGACCCGCGGACCCCCACCCTGCCCAGCGGCGTGGAGGTGGCGTCCTACCCGACCTACCTCGAGGCCCAGCAGGCGGTCGACCACCTCTCCGACGAGGCCTTCGACGTGCGGCAGGTGACGATCGTGGGCAGCGACCTGCGCCTGGTCGAGCGGGTCACCGGGCGGCTGACCTATGCCCGGGTGGCGGGGGCGGGAGCGATGAGCGGCGCCTGGTTCGGCCTGATGATCTCCCTGCTGTTCTGGGTGTTCGCGCCGGACGGCCAGTTCCCGCTGCTCGCCGGGATCCTCATCGGTGCGGCGTTCGGCATCCTCTTCGCGGTCGTCTCCTACGCCCTGACCGGCGGGAAGCGGGACTTCACCTCCACCAGCCAGGTGGTCGCCTCGCGCTACTCGGTGCTCTGCTCGCCCGAGCTCGCCGGCCAGGCGCGCCAGCTGCTCACCGCCGGCGGCCACGGCGGCCGCGGCCCGGCCGCCGCCGTCCCGACCGGTGCGGGCGCCCGCGGGCCGCTCACCGCGACCGGTCCCGGGCCCGCCGGCACCGGGCCGGCCGGGCCGGGGCCGCAGCCGCCGTCGTCGGACAACCCCTACGCCCCGCCCACCTCCTGGTCCGCCCCCGGCGGCAGCCGGCCCGCCGGCAGCCAGCCCACCGGCACCCAGCCCGGCGGAACCCAGCCCGGCGGAACCCAGCCCGGGACCGGCCAGCCCGCGCAGCAGCCCGACGGCGGCCGGGAGCCCGCGCCCGGCACGGCTGAGCGGCCGACCGGCGATGAACCGCCGCAGCGCCGCGAGCGACCCCGCTACGGGGTCCGCCTGGAGGACCTCGAGGAGCCGGGCGAGGGCAGGGGCTGA
- a CDS encoding magnesium transporter MgtE N-terminal domain-containing protein, with translation MSTTAPSRSGAPSRVYVARLAGTPVFDPLGDQVGRVHDVVVLVRLKGAPRAVGLVVEVPGRRRVFLPLTRVTSIDAGAVITTGLVNIRRFVRRATETLVVAELLDRQVTLRDGSGTAVVKDVALEQQRNRDWLVTKLFVRRHAGRGVLRRGEALVVDVEDVTGLAASPGQQGATALLATLEDLKPADIADVLRDLTDTRRLEVAAELDDERLADVLEELGEEDRVSIVSGLGVERAADVLDVMEPDDAADLLAELPTARASELLEAMEPDEAKDVRRLLAYEEHTAGGLMTTEPIILPPEATVATALAHARRQDVTPALAAMLFVVRPPLETPTGRLLGVVHLQHALREPPHALVGSLLDKDVDALAPQDEIGKVTRLLATYNLTALPVVDDGGRLLGAVSVDDVLDHLLPEDWRDADEDLTDEVMTRSAHG, from the coding sequence GTGAGCACCACCGCCCCGTCCCGCTCCGGCGCCCCGAGCCGCGTCTACGTGGCCCGGCTCGCCGGCACGCCGGTGTTCGACCCCCTCGGGGACCAGGTGGGCCGCGTGCACGACGTCGTCGTCCTGGTCCGGCTCAAGGGTGCCCCGCGCGCCGTCGGGCTGGTGGTGGAGGTCCCCGGCCGGCGGCGGGTCTTCCTGCCGCTGACCCGGGTGACGAGCATCGACGCCGGCGCCGTCATCACCACCGGCCTGGTCAACATCCGCCGGTTCGTCCGCCGGGCCACGGAGACCCTGGTGGTCGCCGAGCTGCTCGACCGGCAGGTCACCCTCCGGGACGGCTCGGGCACCGCCGTCGTGAAGGACGTGGCGCTCGAGCAGCAGCGCAACCGGGACTGGCTGGTCACCAAGCTCTTCGTCCGCCGGCACGCCGGGCGTGGCGTGCTGCGCCGCGGGGAGGCCCTCGTCGTCGACGTCGAGGACGTCACCGGCCTGGCCGCCAGCCCGGGCCAGCAGGGTGCGACGGCGCTGCTCGCCACCCTGGAGGACCTCAAGCCGGCGGACATCGCCGACGTCCTGCGCGACCTCACCGACACCCGCCGGCTGGAGGTGGCCGCCGAGCTCGACGACGAGCGCCTGGCCGACGTCCTGGAGGAGCTCGGCGAGGAGGACCGGGTCTCCATCGTCTCCGGGCTGGGGGTGGAGCGGGCCGCGGACGTGCTGGACGTGATGGAGCCCGACGACGCCGCGGACCTCCTCGCCGAGCTGCCGACCGCCCGGGCGAGTGAGCTGCTCGAGGCGATGGAGCCGGACGAGGCGAAGGACGTGCGCCGGCTGCTGGCCTACGAGGAGCACACCGCCGGCGGGCTGATGACCACCGAGCCGATCATCCTGCCGCCGGAGGCCACCGTCGCCACCGCCCTCGCGCACGCCCGCCGGCAGGACGTCACCCCCGCGCTGGCCGCGATGCTGTTCGTGGTCCGCCCGCCGCTGGAGACCCCGACCGGGCGGCTGCTCGGCGTCGTCCACCTCCAGCACGCCCTGCGCGAGCCGCCGCACGCCCTGGTCGGCTCGCTGCTGGACAAGGACGTCGACGCCCTCGCCCCGCAGGACGAGATCGGCAAGGTCACCCGCCTGCTCGCCACCTACAACCTCACCGCGCTGCCGGTGGTGGACGACGGCGGCCGGCTGCTCGGCGCCGTCTCCGTCGACGACGTGCTGGACCACCTGCTGCCGGAGGACTGGCGCGACGCCGACGAGGACCTCACCGACGAGGTGATGACGAGGAGCGCCCATGGCTGA
- a CDS encoding DUF1003 domain-containing protein, producing MADRLDTPLEARRRWLPRSRDPEAFGRISEGIARFMGTPRFLVYLTIFCGAWLLWNTFGPPELQFDSAALGFTALTLMLSLQASYSSPLILLAQNRQVDRDRVAAEQDRQRAERNLADTEYLAREVAALRLAMNEVATRDFVRSEMRSLLEDIVEEREARIRELERDLAEARRAVEHAGGAG from the coding sequence ATGGCTGACCGGCTGGACACCCCGCTCGAGGCACGGCGGCGCTGGCTGCCGCGCAGCCGGGACCCCGAGGCGTTCGGCCGGATCTCGGAGGGCATCGCCCGGTTCATGGGCACGCCGCGGTTCCTGGTCTACCTCACCATCTTCTGCGGCGCGTGGCTGCTGTGGAACACCTTCGGGCCGCCGGAGCTGCAGTTCGACTCCGCCGCCCTGGGCTTCACCGCCCTGACCCTCATGCTCTCGCTGCAGGCCTCCTACTCCTCCCCGCTGATCCTGCTGGCGCAGAACCGGCAGGTGGACCGGGACCGGGTCGCCGCGGAGCAGGACCGCCAGCGCGCCGAGCGCAACCTGGCCGACACCGAGTACCTCGCCCGGGAGGTGGCGGCGCTGCGGCTGGCGATGAACGAGGTCGCCACCCGGGACTTCGTCCGCTCGGAGATGCGGTCGCTGCTGGAGGACATCGTGGAGGAGCGGGAGGCGCGCATCCGCGAGCTCGAGCGGGACCTGGCCGAGGCCCGCCGCGCCGTCGAGCACGCCGGCGGCGCGGGGTAG
- a CDS encoding P-loop NTPase encodes MSAPTVEAVRAELGKVMDPEIRRPITDLNMVRSVEVGPDGQVVVGVDLTTAGCPLKDTITRDVSAVVGALDGVAGVQVAMGVMSEEQRRELRSQLRGGVAEPVIPFAQPGSLTRVYAVTSGKGGVGKSTVTANLAAAMAADGLKVGVVDADIYGFSIPRMLGVTYPPTKVEDMILPPVAHDVKVISIGMFTQDGRPVVWRGPMLHRALQQFLADVFWGDLDVLLLDLPPGTGDIAISVAQMLPTSEILVVTTPQVAAAEVAQRAGVIAAQTQQHVVGVIENMSWIEQGGDRVEIFGSGGGARVSAELGRTLGYQVPLLAQLPIEVALREGADAGRPLVLADGGSPAVDGLREVARTLSHRARGLAGRSLGISPVGR; translated from the coding sequence ATGAGTGCTCCCACCGTCGAGGCCGTCCGGGCCGAGCTCGGGAAGGTCATGGACCCCGAGATCCGCCGTCCCATCACCGATCTCAACATGGTGCGCAGCGTCGAGGTCGGCCCGGACGGTCAGGTCGTCGTCGGCGTGGACCTGACGACGGCGGGCTGCCCGCTGAAGGACACGATCACCCGGGACGTCTCCGCCGTCGTGGGCGCGCTGGACGGCGTCGCCGGGGTGCAGGTGGCCATGGGCGTGATGTCCGAGGAGCAGCGCCGCGAGCTCCGCAGCCAGCTGCGCGGCGGCGTCGCCGAGCCGGTCATCCCCTTCGCCCAGCCCGGCTCCCTCACCCGCGTCTACGCGGTGACCTCCGGCAAGGGCGGGGTGGGCAAGTCCACGGTCACGGCCAACCTCGCCGCGGCGATGGCCGCCGACGGGCTCAAGGTCGGCGTCGTCGACGCCGACATCTACGGCTTCTCCATCCCCCGGATGCTCGGCGTGACCTACCCGCCGACCAAGGTCGAGGACATGATCCTGCCGCCGGTGGCGCACGACGTGAAGGTCATCTCCATCGGGATGTTCACCCAGGACGGCCGGCCGGTGGTGTGGCGCGGGCCGATGCTGCACCGCGCGCTGCAGCAGTTCCTCGCCGACGTCTTCTGGGGCGACCTGGACGTCCTGCTGCTGGACCTGCCGCCGGGCACCGGGGACATCGCGATCTCGGTGGCGCAGATGCTGCCGACCTCGGAGATCCTCGTCGTCACCACCCCGCAGGTGGCCGCCGCGGAGGTGGCGCAGCGGGCCGGGGTGATCGCCGCGCAGACCCAGCAGCACGTGGTCGGGGTCATCGAGAACATGTCCTGGATCGAGCAGGGCGGGGACCGGGTGGAGATCTTCGGCTCCGGCGGCGGTGCGCGGGTGTCCGCCGAGCTGGGCCGCACGCTCGGCTACCAGGTGCCGCTGCTCGCCCAGCTGCCCATCGAGGTGGCGCTGCGGGAGGGTGCCGACGCCGGTCGCCCGCTCGTCCTCGCCGACGGCGGCAGCCCGGCCGTCGACGGGCTGCGGGAGGTGGCCCGCACCCTGAGCCACCGGGCCCGGGGGCTCGCCGGCCGCTCGCTCGGGATCAGCCCGGTCGGGCGCTGA
- a CDS encoding DUF3072 domain-containing protein, with protein sequence MTENRGDDTIKDPEDWTTGDEPATGAQLSYLGTLAREAGRDLPEDLTKAQASSLIDELRGQSERVAGDDETNGGSTDR encoded by the coding sequence ATGACCGAGAACCGCGGCGACGACACCATCAAGGACCCCGAGGACTGGACCACCGGGGACGAGCCGGCCACCGGCGCCCAGCTGAGCTACCTGGGCACGCTCGCCCGCGAGGCCGGCCGGGACCTGCCGGAGGACCTGACCAAGGCCCAGGCCTCCAGCCTCATCGACGAGCTGCGCGGCCAGTCCGAGCGGGTCGCCGGCGACGACGAGACGAACGGCGGGTCCACCGACCGGTGA
- a CDS encoding twin-arginine translocase TatA/TatE family subunit — MPINWGELTVLLILAFLLIGPERLPELAAQLARLVRELKRLATGAKERVQEELGDEMAELAALDPRQYDPRRIVREALLDDPPPPPVVRRPPTARRATAPAGRGTSGSGVAAGATVTPGPGGAAGDGMTASGAASAAGMAAAGSTAAGVASGKATSDGAVPGASPAIGAVAIPGTDGRAGGSVAAADGGAPTAGAPAGEDVAGYVVPFDDEAT, encoded by the coding sequence GTGCCGATCAACTGGGGCGAGCTCACTGTGCTGCTCATCCTGGCGTTCCTCCTGATCGGCCCCGAGCGGCTGCCCGAGCTCGCCGCACAGCTCGCCCGCCTGGTCCGCGAGCTCAAGCGGCTGGCCACCGGTGCCAAGGAGCGGGTCCAGGAGGAGCTCGGCGACGAGATGGCCGAGCTGGCGGCGCTGGACCCCAGGCAGTACGACCCGCGCCGCATCGTCCGGGAGGCGCTCCTCGACGACCCGCCCCCACCGCCGGTGGTGCGCCGTCCGCCCACCGCCCGGCGGGCCACTGCGCCGGCGGGCCGTGGCACCAGCGGGAGTGGTGTCGCCGCCGGCGCGACGGTGACGCCCGGGCCCGGCGGCGCAGCGGGCGACGGGATGACGGCTAGCGGCGCGGCGTCGGCGGCTGGAATGGCGGCTGCCGGGTCGACGGCGGCCGGGGTGGCGTCCGGCAAGGCAACGTCCGATGGTGCGGTGCCCGGAGCGTCGCCGGCCATCGGTGCGGTGGCCATTCCGGGGACGGATGGAAGGGCCGGGGGATCGGTCGCCGCAGCTGACGGCGGCGCGCCGACGGCGGGTGCCCCGGCGGGTGAGGACGTTGCCGGCTACGTCGTCCCCTTCGACGACGAGGCCACCTGA
- a CDS encoding anti-sigma factor has product MAHLGDDVSALVDGQLPPERAEEALAHLVTCEACAAQVAVERASRRRLSEAHDVAPSAELTDRLLRLGAAPAAPWPAPGGLRAHLRTGSRRRLVVRASLAVAGAAGVAGALVVVGALTERTGDPAGMLAQVSGPGQGPSTFVVSADSVQRVDAGADTTTAALAWLRDHDWPAPADLPEGIRISHVGTSTDDAGREVVEVAVVADGRPVQVLQQRGVLDVAALATLPTVPLGSGSAFRLPGAGAGLVAQCDDVVVLVTAAGEDAEHVTQVAELFPATNPGTGVAGRLDRGLDTVVGWTQALVG; this is encoded by the coding sequence ATGGCGCACCTGGGCGACGACGTCAGCGCGCTCGTCGACGGCCAGCTGCCGCCCGAGCGGGCCGAGGAGGCCCTCGCGCACCTCGTGACCTGCGAGGCCTGCGCCGCGCAGGTCGCCGTCGAGCGGGCCTCCCGACGGCGGCTGAGCGAGGCCCACGACGTCGCACCTAGCGCCGAGCTCACCGACCGCCTGCTCCGCCTCGGCGCCGCACCGGCAGCCCCCTGGCCGGCCCCGGGGGGGCTGCGCGCGCACCTGCGCACCGGGAGCCGGCGCCGGCTGGTGGTCCGCGCCTCCCTGGCCGTCGCCGGGGCCGCCGGGGTGGCCGGCGCGCTCGTCGTCGTCGGGGCGCTCACCGAGCGGACCGGGGACCCGGCCGGGATGCTCGCCCAGGTGTCCGGGCCCGGACAGGGCCCGAGCACCTTCGTCGTCTCCGCCGACTCCGTCCAGCGCGTCGACGCCGGGGCGGACACCACCACCGCCGCGCTGGCCTGGCTGCGGGACCACGACTGGCCCGCCCCCGCCGACCTGCCGGAGGGGATCCGCATCTCGCACGTCGGCACCAGCACCGACGACGCCGGCCGGGAGGTCGTGGAGGTCGCGGTCGTCGCCGACGGCCGGCCGGTCCAGGTGCTGCAGCAGCGCGGCGTGCTCGACGTCGCCGCGCTCGCCACGCTGCCCACCGTGCCCCTCGGGTCGGGTAGCGCGTTCCGGCTGCCGGGCGCCGGCGCCGGCCTGGTCGCGCAGTGCGACGACGTGGTCGTCCTGGTCACCGCGGCCGGTGAGGACGCCGAGCACGTGACCCAGGTGGCCGAGCTCTTCCCGGCCACCAACCCGGGTACCGGCGTGGCCGGTCGCCTGGACCGGGGCCTGGACACGGTCGTCGGGTGGACCCAGGCGCTGGTGGGCTGA
- the sigE gene encoding RNA polymerase sigma factor SigE produces the protein MSHDGAPVARPAGGSLDTRAADVAVDDSAAAAVAPPAGAPVPAAADAPAWQPPSWEEIVTEHSARVYRLAYRLSGNRADAEDLTQETFVRVFRSLHSYQPGNFDGWLHRITTNLFLDQARRRSRVRMDPIGEATERLPAARDVDEPERGFEHAHLDVDVQAALDALPPKYRAAVVLCDIEGLSYEEIAATLDIKMGTVRSRIHRARAMLRDQLAHRRPTSVPDPAEAR, from the coding sequence ATGTCGCACGACGGCGCGCCCGTCGCCCGCCCGGCCGGCGGCAGCCTCGACACCCGAGCCGCCGACGTCGCCGTCGACGATTCTGCTGCGGCCGCCGTCGCACCTCCCGCCGGGGCCCCCGTCCCGGCTGCCGCCGACGCCCCCGCCTGGCAGCCGCCGTCGTGGGAGGAGATCGTCACCGAGCACTCGGCGCGGGTGTACCGGCTGGCCTACCGGCTCAGCGGCAACCGGGCCGACGCCGAGGACCTCACCCAGGAGACCTTCGTCCGGGTCTTCCGGTCCCTGCACAGCTACCAGCCCGGCAACTTCGACGGCTGGCTGCACCGCATCACCACCAACCTCTTCCTCGACCAGGCCCGCCGCCGCTCCCGGGTGCGGATGGACCCGATCGGTGAGGCGACCGAGCGGCTGCCGGCCGCCCGCGACGTCGACGAGCCCGAGCGCGGGTTCGAGCACGCCCACCTCGACGTCGACGTCCAGGCCGCCCTGGACGCGCTGCCGCCGAAGTACCGCGCCGCGGTGGTGCTGTGCGACATCGAGGGGTTGTCCTACGAGGAGATCGCGGCCACCCTCGACATCAAGATGGGTACCGTCCGCTCCCGCATCCACCGCGCCCGCGCCATGCTGCGCGACCAGCTCGCGCACCGCCGCCCCACCTCCGTCCCCGACCCCGCGGAGGCCAGGTGA
- a CDS encoding endonuclease/exonuclease/phosphatase family protein translates to MTLNVLDFADADGETRRAVVARRLRELAPDVVALQEVPTDRPDEIVSELLGAGYAVVAHPTDSPDGVGALLASRWPLAPLHTEDLRLTDRSGDLPWSFAVFARVDAPAPLGPVLVVHPKPAWTYRLEHEREIAAVRTSELADGLTAEQGIEHVVVLGDFDAAPDHASMRFWTGRQSLGGTSTCYTDAWEACRPAEPGHTFTRQNPLVRAGTMPHGPDRRIDYVLVRCGSHGPSLQVASCALVLDQPVDGVQASDHYGVLADLSVPDRPSGSWAPDW, encoded by the coding sequence GTGACGCTCAACGTGCTCGACTTCGCCGACGCGGACGGAGAGACCCGGAGGGCGGTCGTCGCGCGCCGGCTGCGCGAGCTCGCGCCCGACGTCGTCGCGCTGCAGGAGGTGCCCACCGACCGGCCGGACGAGATCGTGTCGGAGCTCCTCGGCGCGGGCTACGCCGTGGTGGCCCACCCGACGGACTCTCCCGACGGCGTCGGCGCGCTCCTGGCCTCCCGGTGGCCGCTCGCGCCGCTGCACACGGAGGACCTGCGGCTGACGGACCGGTCCGGGGACCTGCCGTGGAGCTTCGCGGTGTTCGCCCGGGTCGACGCGCCGGCCCCGCTGGGTCCGGTCCTGGTGGTTCATCCCAAACCCGCCTGGACCTACCGGCTCGAGCACGAGCGCGAGATCGCGGCGGTACGGACGTCCGAGCTGGCCGACGGGCTCACCGCAGAGCAGGGCATCGAGCACGTCGTCGTGCTCGGTGACTTCGACGCCGCACCCGACCACGCCTCGATGCGGTTCTGGACGGGCCGGCAGTCGCTGGGCGGGACGAGCACGTGCTACACCGACGCGTGGGAGGCGTGCCGTCCGGCCGAACCCGGCCACACCTTCACCCGCCAGAACCCTCTCGTCCGGGCGGGCACGATGCCGCACGGCCCGGACCGGCGGATCGACTACGTCCTGGTGCGCTGCGGCAGCCACGGCCCCTCGCTGCAGGTCGCCTCGTGCGCGCTCGTCCTCGACCAGCCCGTCGACGGCGTGCAGGCCAGCGACCACTACGGCGTCCTCGCGGACCTCTCGGTGCCCGACCGCCCAAGCGGCAGCTGGGCGCCCGACTGGTGA